The following is a genomic window from Paramagnetospirillum magnetotacticum MS-1.
CAATAGCGTATGAACTACAGTTTACCTCAAGCAAACAGGAATGCCCAGTCGCACAAATACCATTCCCGCGTTAATTCTTTCATTGACGGCAACCGATAACTCAGCCGCACCCCCTGAAGTGGGTGGCATATAAGTAATCATCCGATTGTATGGGCGTTCCTTGCAGAAATCATTTGATGCCACGGGACCCCAAAGATAATGATGTCGGGGCGAGGGACCAGGAAACGGGCAGCGGATTATCATTCAATGGCAATACCGACCAAAGACGATGTGGAAGCGGCACCCGAGGCCCTGTTGGAGGGGGCGTATTGCACCAAGGTCGAGGACTTCTTCTCCCCCGGTTCGCGGGACCTCATCGGGCGCTTCCTGACCAATTTTACGGAATCCCTGGTGATCACGCCGACGGAACTGGTGTTCTCGGCCAAGTACCAAAAACGGCTCAACGACGCTGGCCGCGTCATGATGAACGCCGTGGACAAGATCGCCACCCTTCAGGCCAAGCTGAAAGGTGAAAGCGCGGCGCAACGGCTGCGCGATCTCAATACCCTGATCAGCGCTGGCATGAAGAAGCTGTGGGATGACGAGAAGGACAAACCGGCCCCCACGGTGACGGCCGAAGGTTTTTCCGCCTACTGCGCCACCCTCAAGGGCAGCCAGGTCGAGAAGGATTACGCGGCCAACCGCGCCCTGACCGAACTGCTGTTCTCTCACAAGGTGTGGAAGGACAAAGTCTCCATCCTGGTGAAGATGTTCGGCCTGACCAAGGGCAAGGACGAGAACCGCCATATCGAACAGGTTCTGTCCGAATGTCTGAAGAGCGACCCCGCCCTGGATCAGATGCTGGGCCTGTGCGAAACGCTGGAGGAGCGCTGCAACGATCTGGCCGATCTGTGGAAGGGTGAGTGGAAGCAGCGCGATACCGCGCACGCCGCCATGGAAACCATCGCGGCCATGATCAATGATGGTTCCGCCCCCAATTGCAAGGCTTCGGTCGAGTATTCCCTGCTGCGCACCCTGGCCAGCAAGATGCCGCTGCGCTCGGCCGAGCCCGAGATCGAGATCACCGCGCTGTTCGACCTGTTCAAGCGCATGTGGACCGGCACCACCTTGATCGGCGGGGCCAAGGCCCTGACCTCCCTGGAACGGCGCCAGGCCCGCCACCTCAACAAGGAAGGCGTCACCGACCTGCTGCGCGAACGCAAGGTCCTGTCCGACCGCTATGCCTTCCTCATGCAACTCAGCACGATCACCGTGGGCCAGGGCAACCGGGCCATGCTCAAGACCTTCATCGACCATTATTTCGGCGACAAGGATTTCGTGCCCCGCGTGGTGACGGGCCAGGAGCCCCCCGTCCCCAAGCTGCAGACCCTGGCGGGTATCCATCGCACCATCAAGGCCTCGTGGCTGCCCGATGGCGACAAGGCCGCCTACATGGCCCAGATGGAAGCGGCGCAAATTCAGCTGCTGAAAAACTCCCGTCTGTTCGATCAAATCGACAAGAAGGGCGGCGGCCCGGCCCAGAAGGTTCTCACCCTGCTGGACCTGTGCCGCAAGGGAACCTTCATCGACGGCGTCAACATGGAAGCCGTCCGTCAGTTGCTGAACACCTATATCCGCGATCCCGGTTTCATGACCGACTATCTCGGCACGGCTTCGGGCGAGGAGAAGGAACGCAAGATGATGCTGCTGACCAAGACCCTGGCCAGTATCGGCGTCACGGTCTGAGAGCCTTGCTCAGGGCCTTGAACGGCAGCAGGACGCAGTCGTGGCGGCTTTTGTGCGGACGCACCGGCAGGAAGGCCGCCAGGGCGGGGAAGGCCGGTTCGCCCCCCGTCTTCAGCATGCCCCTCACCTGATCGAGCAACTGGGCCGCCCCGGCTGCATCAAGCCCCAATGCCTGCTCCGCCGCCACCGAACTGGCCGCCTTGCACAGCAGGCAGCCCTTGACCCCATGGCCGAGCGCCGCCACCCGGCCGCCCTCCAGCCTGAGACCGAGACTCACCCGATCGCCGCACAGGGGGTTGTCCAGCGTCACGCTCTTATCTGGATGAGCCAGCGAAACGGGTTCGCGGGCGGCAAGGTCCTTGATGGCCGCGCCATACATTTCGTCGCTCATCGCAGCACCTTCACCGCCTCGGCCAGCCCCACAAGCAGGGCCTCCACGTCGGAGCGGTCGGAATAGGGCGCCAGCGAGGCGCGCAACGTCCCCTCCTCCAGCCCCAAAGCCGCCATCAGCGGCCGGGCGCAATGGGCGCCACCGCGCACCGCCACGCCCCGCTCGGCCAGCAGATGCGCCAGATCATGGGGATGACAGCCCTCCACGGTGAAGGACACGACGGGCACGCGGGCCTCCAACCCTCGCGGGCCGACGATTTTCACTCCGGCCATCGAGCCCAGCCCATCCAGAAGATGCCAGGTCAGGGCCGCTTCCTGCTGATGTATCTCCTGACCATCCAGACTCATCATCCAGTCCAGGGCGGCGGCCAGACCGACCGCCTGGGCCACGGGCGGGGTTCCCGCCTCGAAGCGGTGAGGTGGATCGGCCCAGGTGACGTCATCGTCACCCACCGCATCCACCATGCCGCCGCCAACTACCATGGGAGTCATGGACTGAAGAACTTCGGCCCGGCCCCACAACACACCGATTCCCGTCGGCCCATAGGCCTTGTGCCCAGAGAAGGCATAGAGATCAGCCCCGAGGGACCGGGGATCGACACGGCCATGGGGCACCATCTGGGCGCCGTCCACCACCAGCCGGGCTCCCACCCCATGGGCGGCCTCGGCCAGACGCGGCAGATCGCTGACGGCGCCGGTGACATTGGAGGCATGGGTCACCGCCACCACCTTGCAGCAAGGCGTGACGATGGCGCCGAGATGGTCGAGATCCAGCCGCCCCTCATGGGTCACCGGCAACCAGCGGATGGCGAATCCCCGGTCCTCGGCCAGGCTCATCCAGGGCAGGCAGGCGGAGTGATGCTCCAACCGGCTGAGCGCCACCTCGTCGCCGGGCCCCAGCTTGCGCCCCAGCCCCCAGGCCGCCATGTTCAGCGCCAGGGTACAGCCGCCGGTGAACACCACCTCCTCGGCCGGAGCGTTCAAAAAGCGCCCCACCGTGGCGCGGGCGGAATCATAGGCTTCATCGGCGCGAAGGGCCGCTTCGTGCAGCCCCCGGCGCACATTGGAACGGGCGACGCGGTTGAGGCTGGCGATGGCCTCGGACACCAGTCCCGGAATCTGCGCCATGGCGGCGTTGTCCAGATAATGAAAACCCGGTCGCGACAGCGCCGGAAAAGCCGCGCGAATGGTCTGGCTCATTCCTCGCCTCCCAGCGCCCGCAAGGCTTCGGGCGTATCCACATCGATCAATATACCGTCATCGGCCACCGCCACCTCGATGACAGCCAAGGCATTTTCGGCGATCAAGCCGCGCGCGCCCTTGTCACCGGTGAGATCCCGCATGGACGGGAAAAAGCGCCGCGACAACAGCACCGGATTGCCCCGCCGCCCCTGAAAGACCGGCACGCAGATGCTGTCGGGGCGAAAGGCGGCGATCAGGGCGGCCACGTGGGCGGAGGTCACCCTGGGCATGTCGGCCAACAGGACCATCACGCCCTCGGCGTCTTCGGGCAGGGCGGCCACGCCCTCGGCCAGGGACGAGGCCATCCCCCGCGAAGGATCGGCATTGACCACCTGAACCACACCGGGCCCCAAATCAGGCTGCGGCTCGGGCCCAGTGACCACCAGGACCGGCGACAGACCGCCCCTCAAACCCGCCTCCACGGCGAGGTCGAGCATGCTGCGTCCCTCCACCCGCATCAGGCGCTTATCGCCCCCCATGCGGCTGGCCCGCCCGGCCGCCAGGATCAGACCGGCGATGCTCACGAACCACATCCGAGAGCGCGGCGCGCCAGAACGGGAATCAGCGCGGCGCGGTATTCGGCGCTGGCATGCAGGTCACGGCTGAGATCGTCGGCGGTAAAGGTCAGTCCCTCCAGGGCGGCCGTGGAATAGTCCCCCTCCAGCGCCATCTCGAAACCGGTCAGGCGGAAGGGACATGACGCCGCCCCGGTGACCGCCACCCGCACGCCGCTTTCAGTCTCGGCGACGAAGACGCCCACCACCGGATAGCCCGAGGCGGGATTGCGCGTCTTGGCATAACCGGCGCGGCGCGGCAGAGGATAGCTCACTGAGACGATCAGTTCGCCCGGCTCCAGCGATGTCTCGAACATGCCGAGAAAGAACGCGTCGGCAGGAATGACCCGCCGGTCGGTCCGGATCAAGGCTCCCAGGCCCAGCACGGCGGCGGCGTGGTCACTGGCCGGATCGGCATTGGCGAGCGCGCCGCCCAAGGTGCCCATATTACGCACCTGGAGATCGCCGATGGACCCGGCAAGATCGGCCAGGGCGGGAATGGCGGTGATGGCCGCCATCTGCGCATGGGTCACCGCCGCGCCCACCACCAGCGCGCCATCGTCCTGACGCATCCCCGCCAGTTCCGGCAGACGGGCCACGTCGATCAGGGCGGAGGGCTGGGCCAGGCGCAGCTTCAGCGCCGCCAGGAGGCTTTGACCGCCCGCCAGATAACGCCGCTCCTCACCGTCATGAGCCGCGATGGCCTCGGTGAGGCTTTGGGGGCGGAGATAATCGAAGGGAAACATCACCCCTTCTCCCGGATGGTTTGGGCGATGGCTTCGACGATGGGGCGATAGCCGGTACAGCGGCACAGATTGCCGTCCAGGCCGTGCCGGATGGCGTCTTCGTCGGCGCGGTCCAGATGGGCCACCAGATCAAGGCCGCTCATCACCATGCCCGGCGTGCAGAAACCGCATTGCAAGGCGTGCCGGTCGCGGAAGGCCGCCTGAAGCGGGTGCAGCGTCTCGCCCTCGGCCACGCCCTCGATGGTCAGCACGTCTCGCCCATCGGCCTGGGCGGCCAGAACCAGGCAGGATTTCACCGCGCGGCCGTCCAGATGGACCGTGCAGGCCCCGCATTGGCCGGTGTCGCAGCCCACATGGGTTCCGGTCAGGCCGAAGCCGTCGCGCAGCAAGGCCACCAGCAAGGTGCGCGGCTCGACCTCCGCCTCCACCTTGCGGCCGTTCAGGGTGAACGCGACGCGCATGGGTACGCTCCTTTGATTTGCGATCAAGACGACGCTATCATCGGCACCGCTTCAAGGAAACCGGTCCCGATGCCCATAGCCGTTAAATCCTGCCTCGACGTGGTATTCTGGATCTCCGATCAGGCGCTCAATGATCGCGAGTACATCCAGCCGCAAAAGCTGCACCGCCTGCTCTATCTGTCGCAGGCCTATTTCGCCGTGGCCTATCACGGCCGCAAGCTGATGCCCGCCACTTTCGTCACCGACGCTTTCGGACCCGTCGAGCCGACGGTGTTCCACGCCTTCGCCTATGGGCGGCCGACCATGATCGAGGGCAATATGCTGAGCGAGCAGGTCAGCCACTTCCTGGACGGCATCTGGCGCCGCTATGGCCCTTATACCGCCGACCAGTTGACCAAGAAGATCATCGAGCATGCGCCTGTCGCCCTGGCCATGGCCAAGGGCCAGAACGAGGAAATCCCCTTCGCCGACATGGTGAAGTACTATTCCGAGGCCGCCGCCGCCCGCAACAATCCGGCCTCCAACGTCGATTCCATCGATACGGTGATGAAGCCCCGCATGATGCGCTCGCAGACCGGCAAGCCGGTCACCGTCGCCGCCTGGAAGCCCAAACCGGCTTCCGTCAAGAAGGACGAGTAATGCGCCGCCGGGGCTTTCTCTCCCTGGGTCTGGCCCTTGGGCTGGCCGCCTGCGCCAGTGAACCCGCCCGCACAGCGCGCCCCCCGCGCGCCAGGGCCACGCCGGGCATGGTGGACGAGCCCGCCCTGGTGGGCTTGAACGCCGTCATCGATCTGCACCACGCCAATGGGGTCAAGAGCTTTGCCATGGCGCGCGATTCCAGCGGCGTGCTGGCGGTGATCCACAAGGCCAGCGAGGGCGACTGGCAAGATCCCCGCTACGAGGAGCGCCGCGCCCAGGCCATGGATGCCGGTCTGCTGTGGGGCGCCTATCATTTCGGCACAAGGCAGCATCCGGGACGCAGTCAGGCCCAGATGTTCCTGGCCGCCGCCCGCCCCGACCCGGCCACCCTGCTGGTCCTCGACCTGGAACTGAACGAGCGGGCGCCGGGCAACACCATGCAGATCGACGCCGCCGAGGATTTCGTGCGCGAGATCGCCGCCACCACCGGCCGCCTGCCGCTGCTATACTGCCATCCCGCCTGGGCCGATGGGGAAACCCTGCCCAGTTCCAAGGGAAGCGGATCCCTGGGCGGCGCCATTTTGCCCGGATCGGCGCTGGCCGCCTGCGACCTATGGCTGGCCGATTACCGCTACGAGCCGGAATTGCCCAATGCCTGGAACGGCCGGGGCTGGCGCATGTGGCAATATGCCGGTGACGATGCCCGCACCGGCGGCCCCTTCCGCGACCGCGCCCGCGAGGTCCGAGGCATCGAGCGCTGCGACCGCTCGGTCTTCGCTGGCAGCCGGGACGATCTTTACCGCTATTGGGGCGGAATCGGCCGGTCTGGGGCCTGAGGCTGAGCCAGGGGCTGCGGGGTTGCGTTGGCGGAACGGAACTGCCAGACGGTGACGAACCGGCAGCCGCGCTTGCCCAGATCATCCAGCACCCCGCCCATGGCGGCGATGGTGCTGTCATGGATGTCGTGGAACAGGAAGATGCCGTGCGCGCCCTGGCCCACCGGCAAGATATTGCCTTCCAGGGCGCTGACCGTGTGATAGCGCCAATCCTCGCTGTCACGCGACCACAGCACTAGCTCCAGCCCCTCCTTGCGGGCCAGGCCGACCAGATCGGGGTCATAGGCACCGTAGGGGGGACGGAAGTAATGGGGCTCGGCCCCCAGGGCCTTCAACTCGGCCAGGGTATCCTCGATCTCCTTGCGCCGCGCCGCCTCATCCAGCTTGCGCATATCGGGATGGTCCCAGGAATGGTTCTCCACCTCGTGTCCGTCAGTCAGCATGCGGCGGATCAGATCGGGATAGCGCCGCGCATGCTGGCCCAGCACGAAGAAGGTCGCCTTGACCTTGCGCGCCGCCAGCAGATCCAGCAGAGCGCCGGTATGAGGCCCCGGCCCGTCGTCGAAGGTGATGGCGCAATCGCCCGCCTTGGCCTTGTCCCCGAAATCGAGGCTCGGCGGCTTGGCGGAGAGTGCCGAGGGTTTGGGCCCGAAAGGAAGCCAGCTTGGCCAGGCCAAGGCGCCTTGCGGCACCAGCAGGACGCATAGAGCAATGATAAGACGGCGCATGATCGTCCCCGAATTCCCCGATCCGAAAATCCTGATCATTCTTGGCAGTCTTGTCCAGCCCCCCTCCGCTTCAGGCGGTGGCACCTTCGGCCACCGCCTGCGGCCCGGCCTTTCGGCCGATCATCAGCGACATGGCCGCCGCCACCAGACAGGTCGCCCCCGACAGAACGAAGGCCAGCCAGTAATCGCCCAGATCGGTGCGGATCACTCCGGCGGCGAAGGCCGCCGTGGCCGCGCCCAATTGGTGGGAGGCGAAGATCCAGCCGAACATCACACCCGCACGTTCCCGCCCGAAAACCTGGGTGGTCAGCTTGACGGTGGGCGGCACGGTGGCGATCCAGTCCAGGCCATAGAACACCGCGAACAGCCACAGGCCGAACACATCGGGGCCAAAGGCCAAATCCAGGAAGATCAGCGACAATCCGCGCAATCCGTA
Proteins encoded in this region:
- a CDS encoding iron-sulfur cluster assembly scaffold protein encodes the protein MSDEMYGAAIKDLAAREPVSLAHPDKSVTLDNPLCGDRVSLGLRLEGGRVAALGHGVKGCLLCKAASSVAAEQALGLDAAGAAQLLDQVRGMLKTGGEPAFPALAAFLPVRPHKSRHDCVLLPFKALSKALRP
- a CDS encoding glycoside hydrolase family 25 protein, with the translated sequence MRRRGFLSLGLALGLAACASEPARTARPPRARATPGMVDEPALVGLNAVIDLHHANGVKSFAMARDSSGVLAVIHKASEGDWQDPRYEERRAQAMDAGLLWGAYHFGTRQHPGRSQAQMFLAAARPDPATLLVLDLELNERAPGNTMQIDAAEDFVREIAATTGRLPLLYCHPAWADGETLPSSKGSGSLGGAILPGSALAACDLWLADYRYEPELPNAWNGRGWRMWQYAGDDARTGGPFRDRAREVRGIERCDRSVFAGSRDDLYRYWGGIGRSGA
- a CDS encoding polysaccharide deacetylase family protein, translated to MRRLIIALCVLLVPQGALAWPSWLPFGPKPSALSAKPPSLDFGDKAKAGDCAITFDDGPGPHTGALLDLLAARKVKATFFVLGQHARRYPDLIRRMLTDGHEVENHSWDHPDMRKLDEAARRKEIEDTLAELKALGAEPHYFRPPYGAYDPDLVGLARKEGLELVLWSRDSEDWRYHTVSALEGNILPVGQGAHGIFLFHDIHDSTIAAMGGVLDDLGKRGCRFVTVWQFRSANATPQPLAQPQAPDRPIPPQ
- a CDS encoding FAD binding domain-containing protein; translation: MFPFDYLRPQSLTEAIAAHDGEERRYLAGGQSLLAALKLRLAQPSALIDVARLPELAGMRQDDGALVVGAAVTHAQMAAITAIPALADLAGSIGDLQVRNMGTLGGALANADPASDHAAAVLGLGALIRTDRRVIPADAFFLGMFETSLEPGELIVSVSYPLPRRAGYAKTRNPASGYPVVGVFVAETESGVRVAVTGAASCPFRLTGFEMALEGDYSTAALEGLTFTADDLSRDLHASAEYRAALIPVLARRALGCGS
- a CDS encoding (2Fe-2S)-binding protein — encoded protein: MRVAFTLNGRKVEAEVEPRTLLVALLRDGFGLTGTHVGCDTGQCGACTVHLDGRAVKSCLVLAAQADGRDVLTIEGVAEGETLHPLQAAFRDRHALQCGFCTPGMVMSGLDLVAHLDRADEDAIRHGLDGNLCRCTGYRPIVEAIAQTIREKG
- a CDS encoding nucleotidyltransferase family protein: MSIAGLILAAGRASRMGGDKRLMRVEGRSMLDLAVEAGLRGGLSPVLVVTGPEPQPDLGPGVVQVVNADPSRGMASSLAEGVAALPEDAEGVMVLLADMPRVTSAHVAALIAAFRPDSICVPVFQGRRGNPVLLSRRFFPSMRDLTGDKGARGLIAENALAVIEVAVADDGILIDVDTPEALRALGGEE
- a CDS encoding Panacea domain-containing protein, translated to MPIAVKSCLDVVFWISDQALNDREYIQPQKLHRLLYLSQAYFAVAYHGRKLMPATFVTDAFGPVEPTVFHAFAYGRPTMIEGNMLSEQVSHFLDGIWRRYGPYTADQLTKKIIEHAPVALAMAKGQNEEIPFADMVKYYSEAAAARNNPASNVDSIDTVMKPRMMRSQTGKPVTVAAWKPKPASVKKDE
- a CDS encoding aminotransferase class V-fold PLP-dependent enzyme, yielding MSQTIRAAFPALSRPGFHYLDNAAMAQIPGLVSEAIASLNRVARSNVRRGLHEAALRADEAYDSARATVGRFLNAPAEEVVFTGGCTLALNMAAWGLGRKLGPGDEVALSRLEHHSACLPWMSLAEDRGFAIRWLPVTHEGRLDLDHLGAIVTPCCKVVAVTHASNVTGAVSDLPRLAEAAHGVGARLVVDGAQMVPHGRVDPRSLGADLYAFSGHKAYGPTGIGVLWGRAEVLQSMTPMVVGGGMVDAVGDDDVTWADPPHRFEAGTPPVAQAVGLAAALDWMMSLDGQEIHQQEAALTWHLLDGLGSMAGVKIVGPRGLEARVPVVSFTVEGCHPHDLAHLLAERGVAVRGGAHCARPLMAALGLEEGTLRASLAPYSDRSDVEALLVGLAEAVKVLR